From Columba livia isolate bColLiv1 breed racing homer chromosome 27, bColLiv1.pat.W.v2, whole genome shotgun sequence:
TGCAGGGAGCTGCAATGGGTCCCGGCTCACACGGATGTGTgagtgggtgctgggggtgctgtgCGGGGGGTTGTCGCAGCCCCCCCATCCAGGACCACTGGTCTGTGTTGGGGGGGGACGGTGCCGGGAGGGAGGCTGTAAATAAAATAGTGCACGGGCTGAAACAGAGGGTGGACGTTggggtggggacacaggggcagGGCCGGCAcggggggacaccagggccaagctctgtccccaggagcagcaaccctgggctggggaatgagggtttggggatatgggggggtCTCCAGGCTCTGAACTTCTGTCGGGAAACGGCTGGAACTGCTGTggtttgaaaagcaaataaatgtgtGGATGTTCCCCGGCTGGGCTCCTTCGCTgggtgggggtttgggggggcgAGCACTGTGGCCCAGTGGCTGGAGCGCCCCAGGCGTGAGGGGGGGTCCCCACCTGAGCCTGCACTGCGGCCCAGCAGCCCAAAGGCCAGGGTGGGTTGACGGTGCTGATGCACTGTGAGATCCCCCCTTCCCAGGGAGAGGTGCCCACCTGGGGCCCCAACCCTCCGAAATGGGCTCAGGCACCCTCTGCCCCATCCACAGGCCAGACTAAAGCCCTTCCAGCTCATCAGCCCTCAGGTGAGCGATCCCGTCGATTCCATCGCTGCAGCGCCACGcgggagctgggggggctgcgTGGTCCAAGGGCATCGCTGCCACACGGATTGTCCCACAAAGCCCCAGAGCAACGAGACTCCCCCTTGTCACCTGAGACCCCCCTCGCCGTCCTCtcgcagcagcagcaaagtgcCGCCACTGCAGTTTCCCGCCGTGTTGCTGTGGCAACGCAGGATCCGGCACCGCGTGTCACCATCAGCGGCACAGCCACGAGGCCGGTGACCCCACTGGTGCCTCATCCTCCTGCAAGAACCAGGCAGGGGCGCCGGGCAGGGATTCTGACCCACGGGCAGGGACGGCAGCAGCGGTGCAGACAACCCGAGACCCCTCGGGTGTCCTCCGGTGCCGCCACCTCCCCCAGAGCCGTCCTCGTATGGTGGCGGCAACCCTGCGTGACCCAGCCCCGGTGCAGAGGAACATCTGCTCCCTTTTGTCACAGCCTGTAAATCACCAGCAGGTTTTGCTCCGCAGCCCCCGGAGCTGCCgccgagcggggctgagccccccGTGCAGGGGCTGCCCGTGTCCCCCAAACAGGCACTACACCGATGGCACCAAACGGCCGATGGCACTGAACTGCCACCGCCAATTGGATTAGCAGTGGGTATCCCAGAGCGTTCGCCTTGCAAACATATGGATTATCCGACATAACCTGGGCTCAGGGCTGGAAAAGCCACCCGAGGATTAGCGGGAGGATCGCGGGGACTGTGGCGGGGGCACCGGTGGGTGGTGCCTGCCCGGTTAAGGGGTTGGTGACCTGGGGGGCCTGACGCTGTCCGACAGCAGCACGAGGCCCCCGGGGCACGGGTGGAGGTGACACGGTGGGACAGCCCCCAGCTCCGGGGGTCCTGCATCCCCCACACCGCGCTGCCGCCATCACGGCTCTCACGGCTCATTGCGGTGAGCGATGGCGTCACAGGCCGCTTCACCCAGCCGTTTCCATGGCGACTGCCAGCCCCGCATTCCCACGGCCCCCCCGGCGCTGCTGGGGACCCCTGGGGCCCAGGAGGGAGCAGgagcatcctcatcctcctcctccccatggCCCCCATGCACCCCCCCCCCATGCACCACCCCCTCATGCTTTATTTGCCCCCCAGCCCATGGTACCCGCTCCATGACCCCCCTCCAGCTGCAGGCGAGAAGTCACCTCATTAACCACAGTCCAGCTGCTAATCGCACAAATCCAGATTCCCTCAGTCTGTGAAATCCCAGTGCCCGTGATGGGACTTTCCTGACCCCGCACTGGTCACCTGTCCCACTCGTCACCTGTCCCACTCATCATCcttcccacagcatccccacTGGAGAATCCACAACTCCATCCAGAGCTTCAGGGTCCCTGCTGGGGACAGCGATGGAACAGGGGGGGACACAAACAGGATCCCCTGCCAGTGGCTGCCACCGTTTCCATGGTGACACAACTGAGCTGGGAGGTGTAATTACTGCACCAGCAGCTAATTAGCAATTCATTACTTGTCTGAGTGGGCTGGAACGGGGCAGGGGGATCCTGCCCCAGCAGGTACCGCTGCCTGGTTCTCCTATAAACCACAGAAGCAGCTGCCGGTGGCTTCACCGCATCCCCAGGGATCTGCCGGAGCACCAGCCACCCCCAAACACACTGGGCTTCAGCGCTCAGCACCAGGAGTCGCAACCACCGCAGCCCAACACCCCCAAAGCACAACAGACAGCATTATGTGTTTGACTCGAAAGTAGGTTATTTATGGGTATTAGCTAGAACACACGGAAAGTTTAGGAAcatgaagtaaaaataaaagtgctggAGGGTGACAAAGAGTGGCTGTGGCGGGGCTGGATCCGCCGCCCCGACCCCGAGAGGGACAAACGCTGCGCCAGCCCGGAGCTACGGGAGGAGtcaaattatatataaaatgagGCAGctgaaattacatattagaaggaaaacaaaaaaaaactcagAAGCAAAATAGGCACAATAAAAAGATAGGAAAATCAGAAgcaaagaatacagaagaaatttATTGAAAGCACAAGTACAGACTGGCCAATAACTGCTTTCTACAATCTGAACAGTAAATAATGGAGCTACAGAAAGGTACAAAGGTTGTtataaaatagttttaatttcatttctttttgcattACAAACATTCTTTGAAAGAGGCAATGGAATTCTGATGTTGTGTATGCTTaccctccccaccccacctTCCACAATACTGAACCTGTAATAGCTGTTATCAAAATATACAATACATCTGTTCACCATAAAAAAACTGGGTTTTGCTGCCCCCTCATGTCTTACAACAGgtataaaaaaattataaatatgtaCACCCTTTTGTTACTCACATTCTTTACATGCAAACACAGGGATCCAAAGGAAAAACCCCCAATCGCCTGGTCCCGGGGTCACCTCAACTCACTCGCCTGCACTTTGCACACAAGCCAGGGCAACCAAATGGGCACCGGTGGCCACCAAAAGGTCCCAAAGAGCCTCTGCCCGGTGGTTCCTGGGCCACATGTGGATCCTCCCGCAGGGAGCGGGTTCTGCGCTTTGGGAGATGAGCAAATTAACTCTGCCAACAACTCACCCCCCGGCCGCTGGTGCAGGAGCACGAGGCTCTTGGCTAACAGGTTTAGTCAGAGGTGACCAAAGCGGCATCTCCAACGGGACACGGGGGGTCGGTCCCAacctggtgtccccagctcGGGCTCCACACGCTGCTCTGCACAATTCACACCCTCGAGAGCTCAGGGAGCAACTACAACAAGTTAAGACTTTTCAAACGCTCAGTGCCGGGCAAGTCAGGAGCCCCCACAGCGAGCGAGGAAATCGTAACTTGCAACACTaagacaattaaaaaacaaactttggTCCACAATTTTTGCagaaaaaccctgaaaaaaagTACAAGATTCTTGTTATTTTTGCATCCGAACAGGTTGCAGGTTAGAGGGAAATGTAAGGCAACATCGGATTACACAAAATAGAAGGCAGAATGGCCCGGGAAAGAGTTGTAagccagaaaaaataaagtcataTCATTGGGAAAAAACCGATCTGTCGCATTCTACTTTTATTAAATTCCCTTCCTATAACTTAAAAGATCTGGGCTTATAGGTTAAAGGGTGAAAACTTGAGCCTGGGTCCTTTTAAATTCACAAGCTATCGGAGCTTGTTACCTCAAACGCTTTGCTGAACGTGTCGTATCGGTTTCGTTACATTACTCATCCTCAGTCATGACCTCAGCCTGACAACTAAATTCCTGCCCTACAGTTtcaattacaaaacaaaaaagtacagTATACAAGGATAATACCACAAAAGGAGTAAATTTAGATTACGTTTATACCATCTTATCATTCTATAAAAAGGTACTTAAACTATTTCTTTTGCATATAAAGAGATTAGAATATTTGGTCAACTGGAAATATTGCTAGGCACAGATGACAGCAACAGCATCAAAAGTATAATacaagaattaaaaatgaaaagctcaAATGCTGAAGACATGCTATAAGAATGACGGCAGAGCTACATTGGTCTGGTTAATCTCAAATCAGGGGCGTGAAGGTGACTCACGTGAACACCTTTCTAAACACGGGATACCCAATAATTCTTCAAATCCTAGCCAGGtatttagatatatatatatacacacacacaattttgaCAAACTGAATGATTCGTCCTCACGAGTGTCCACCAGTGGTTAATTCTGCATCATGATCGAACTGCCGGGATGTGTTTGGTCTGGGGAACGCTCCCTGCCCGGCGCCGCGAGTCGGGCAAACCCCGCTCGTGGCTTCGCGGGTGGCGATGAACCACGAGCAGGGTGGAAGCGGCACCAAGACAGATCGAGACGTTTCTTGCGGCTGCCGCAAGACTGAAAAGCccaatattttctttatccACTTTGCCAGCTCCACTCGGCCTCCCCCGCGGGGGCCGGGCCCGGGGGCGCCGCTCACCCCTTCCCTCGGCTCCCCCAGCGCTCCCTACGCTTCCCATGTTTCcccaaagaaggaaaaggtttAAGGCACAGGACAGCAGATGCACGGGTCGGGCAGGATCAACGCGACTGATTTGTTTGTGCTGGATTGAGTTTGGAGCTCCTACACACCATGAATTTCGCAAAATCCTGACTCAAAGGCGCTAAAGTGAATTTACACAGTGGTTTTAGGTCTTTCAAGGCATGGATGGGTAAAGAAAATCAAAAAGGCATCAAAGTGAAACCTGATAAACTTGTTAGGATCTGCTTTTGggggagaaggagcaggaggggaggggaatTTCCCAGAGCAGGTTCCAAAGTGTAAACTTGAGCTTGTGATTTTTTATTGGAACAGTCAAGATTGTTACCCATCACCGCAAGGTTAGCAATATCAattagatttaattttttttcttttttaaaaaccgGTAAActgatttctctttaaaaaaataaaatctctggtCTCTTAAGGTCacttcagctgcatttttaaagtggctttttttctggaatgATGGAAGTTGAAACCCTCGTGTTCAGCCTTTTTAAGGTCAAGGCTGAACCCAAGAGGTTTTAAGTCAAGTCCATTTTTGTCTTACGCCTTCCCAAGCTTTAAATGGTGGACTTTGAGAAGGACACACGCAGGTGATGGTTCTCACCCAGGTCATGATTGTGGAGATCGATGAGCGACTGAATGGCCTCTTCCAAGGAGCCCATCTGGATCAGAGCCATTTTACGGTCTTTCCTGGTGAGACAGAGACTCGAGTCACACTCGCTCAACAAGGCCAGCGGAAAATTCAACTGGCAAGAGCTAGACACTTATTTTTTATAAGGAAGAGAATATCTTTATGATAAACATGAATACTGAACTCGTCACTCAGCTGCCTCAGTTTTCATCCTCCACCCACACTCAGTCCTGGCTTACCCTGCAATTCTCAATTCCAGAGTCAAATGATGATCCTGCTCACCCTTCTCTTCACCCAAGTTGTAACACAACCAGCACTAAGTGCTACCACACTGAAAAGCCCATTGTAAGGACAGGATGCAAGAGAAAACACTTACTGGAAGAATTTGAATCCTTTGACCATCCCACCATTGCTTGAAAACAACATCTTAAGGTCTTCTTCAGTTATCGAAGGTCTGAAACAAAGGTTTTCCAGTCAAATGTATATTGACAGACTAAATCTCTAAAACCCAATTCTCATCTTTACAAAATTCTCTACCAGTGGCTCCTTGGGCTGAGACGGTGATGAGAACAGGAGGGTGGGCAAGTTCTCCTCCCGCGAACAGCACAACACTGACTGCGTTTCCCGACACTAAACTCGCCAAAATTCTATCCCCGGCCACACAGGGACTCCCCACGCAGATACTTACGGAATGTTAGACAGATGAAGAGTGGCAGAAGGAGGAAAGATGTTCTGGAAATTTTTGGAGCCCGGTTTCTTAAAGCGATGTAGAGGAGAGTTGCCATAGTCCTTGGTGAGGCCGTGGTCCTCCTGCCCATCGCGGGGAAGCTGCACCGTCTGGTGCTTGGACAGCGTGATACGGATCGGCTTCCCGTGGAGCTTCTGACCATTTAAGTGGCTCATGGCTGCAACAGGGCAAGGCAGCGTGCGCTGTGGTTATTCTATGGTTATTCTGCTCGCCCTTCAGATTTACcttccccagagctgcccccaaAGCCACATGTTCAATACAGAGACACGTTCAGGTTTGGGGCCTTTGTTTTTTGAAGCAAGCACTGATATCAAAGCTCTAAACCCTGTTAGGTCTCTTCAGTGCTATCAGTCTGACTCTTTTAAGCTTGCTTACCAAGCTGGGCCTGGTTTCCATCAGCCATCTGAACTAGggcattctctttctttttaaataaaatcttcacCCTCTGCACATCACCGTAGACTCCTTCAAAAAGGGAGGAAACAAGAACAGTCTTAGGTAAGGGCAAAAACATGCTCTCATTCAACTTAATATTAGCTAATCAATCCAACAGCAAAAACATTCATTCGCAACCAGAACTGATCTCATTCCAACCATCGTTACTTATTCTGCTCTAATTAAGGAACATTCTTATATAGCAGAATAATAATGGAACAATACATTAAAGAAAAGATACTGGGTTtcagcaaaaagcaaacaaatcttACTGCCAGAAGACTGGACAATTTAGCATGCTATCACAATTTAAAACTCTCATCAAAAGACATGCAAAGCAATAAACCATGCATAACCGAATGTAAAATAAAGGCAAACTAAATTAAACAGCAAACTAAGTAaacaatgtaaaaatgaaattacgcattcaaaaaaaaaaaaaaaaggcaaactgcaAACTGTACATTTTTGAAGTAAtctcaaataaatgaaaaaacaagGTAATAAAAAGTGTGAATAATAACATACCGAAAAGAATAAAGAGGCATTGGGGTGTAACTCTCTTTAGAGAACAGCAGAGCAAGGCAGCGGAGGGACAGGGAAGAGGTAAGGAATCGAAGGGGAGAGCGAGGTTGCACAAATCGTCCACAACGAGGAAGGGCAGAGTCCCCGCAGGAAATGGCGAAATTGGTTGATGGATGATGAAGTTTTCAAGATGGTTAATATTGAAGGGCAGGTTGGTTTCCGAAGAgcagggtttggtttggttttttttttttggtttatttttttttttttttttggaaggggaatgtttttattttgtgtttcaagCAACAACAGGAAGCAGAAGTACCGTGCAGTCAGTTGGCAAAGAAATTCCGGATCAGGGGAAGAACAAAAATTCAGGgatggggagaaaagaaaaaagtagcaaAAAACACAGGTCAGTAAATACATAAGGAAATATGTAGTGTTCCATCAGTCAGATTTATAGAATTCTACATACAATAACTTGTTTACAGAAACAGTTAATAGGTTTTACCTAGTGGAACACAATgataaagaaaaagcattttaactTAAGATatacaaagaagtaagagacaGTATCGCAACAGTGACTGCTACAGGCTTTAATAATTAAACTGTGATGGTGTTCCCTAAAATTTGACTAAAAGTATTTCTCCAGTTTCTTAGGGGAGAGGACTGGGAGTCAAGCACAGCCGTGTCTGTTCAGGACCAGGAGCGCAGGATCAATCCCACAGCCCGAGCCGTGACACCCAGAGCAGAACCATTTCCACCAGCAGAACATCTGGCTGAGCAGCTGTACCGCTACCAAGCCCTCCGGGCTCTGCCCAAAGCGCTCGCTGTGCAGGAAcgcaggacccccaggtctgTCAGGACCCCCCAAATGCCACGGGGTCCAGCGATGGCTCCGCACACCCCGGTCTGCACCCACAGCAAAGTCAGTGCAAGCTGGACGTGCAGCCTCCTTAACTCCTCACGGCAAGGAAAAGTGGAACAACCTCAATTGCCGTGTTGATTCAGAAAAAAGCCCCGTACAGCCTCACCGAGCAGTCACTCCGCGCAATACTGTCTCCTCACTAACCGGCTGTGGCACAGGTCAGTTTCTACAACACTGATTACACAGGCAATGGAAAAAGTTTCAGGTCTGTTAGTTCACAGCTTCAGTACAAGTATCAAAGTCTCTCTAGCCCAAAGATAAGCTGGATGGATAGTGAAGAGCTCATCAAAACCACAAGGCATGAAATAACTGCTGTGCACACCTGCCTGTTCAGAGCCAGCGAAACCAGCCCATGAAACACACTCAACAGTATTGCACTGGTCAAGAGTAACAATGCCGGTTCTTAACATTGAGACTTGTTTGACCAGCAAGTCCCAGCACTGAGGCAGAGCCAGCTCCTGAACGGCAGAGGAGCTCCGGGCTGGAAGAAACTCATCCAAACCAAAGCTCTGCCACAGTCCCCGCCGTTATTTCATGCCCTGGAGAAAACAGTAACGACAGATAAAAAGAGTAGTCTGAAATACTGATTCAATTGGTTTGTCTCGTCAAGAGCTAAATATTTTGGTCATTCATCACATCCAGGCTTTCCCTTTGATGCAAAAGAGGTTTTGTGGTTACTCTGACATCACTGGTAAGCTTTATGGCTTTGCATAGTACTAACTTGTGTGCACAGTCCCACCAGTTAAAGTGTTTTTCAGCAGAGACTCATCATACTCTATCGCACACACTAGAGGGATCTACAGTTTCAATCCAACAAAGAGCCAAAAGCTGACTGCAGAGAAATCCAAGATACCCatatcaaattattttatgaagcTGTCTTTCAAAGACAACTTCCATTCAAATATTacctggtttatttttaaagaaacccAAATATTTCAACTCACTGAGTGGAACTGAAAATGTAAACTGTGAGCTGTTAAGGGGTTTAGCTAAGGAAAAACTACCAGGCATCTTGGAAAGGGAAATGTGCAAGCACACGGCAGAGGAAACGCTGCACAGGTCCAGAGTCAAGCTGGCGGGGGCCCAGACACTACACGAGGAGCTGAGGTCCAAACAAACCCTCGGTAGTTCTGAATTAATGTATTGAAAACTACAACATGCTCAGGGAAAGACGGGACGGACATGACTATTCTGTGACCCACGGAAGGGCAGGGAGGCCCCGCACCGCGGAGGGAGGGACACGAGCAGGCAGGCAGCATCCTTGGCTTCGGACCAAGGAAGAGCAGGATTTTAATTGGAGAGATGGACTTTCCCATTTCCCTACAGCAACTAGAGTACTGATCTGCTTTGAGGCTTAGAGCTGGCAGAGCAATTGGCATTTGCTTTCCTACTATTGCCGTTTCCTTTAGGATACAGTAGGATTTCACTTTCAATGAGTTTCAGCACAATCTGTATTCAGAAAGTGAAAGCAGAGGTAAcaggaaggagaacaaaaggtAAATGATGACTCCACTAACCTCCGGAATCAGATTGCTAACCAGCAGAACAGAGTTCCCTGCCCCGGCGAGGCCGGGGATGGCGATCCGTCCTGCCGCAGCCgccgcagctgctgctgtggggatCGCCAAAGGAGCTAGTGCTCCGTGAACATTTGGAACTGTCAGGCCTGGAAATTAGAGAATATTAACCAGTAAAGCAATTAACAGCAGGTACTCTAGCGTGTTTGCTGCACCAGAAGGGAGAGCAGCACACCTTCTATAACATGCATGTAACCATCCGACACATGGTGACCACATCTTCTAAGGGTAACAGGAGCCTCCAATTCTGGTGCTGCAGGAAATGTTCCCATTTCTAAGAGGATTTGCCCTTGCAATGCCTGGTGCTTACAAGGTGCCTCTCAGAACTATCCTGCTGACTACGAGACTTTGCACGTTTCACAAGCAGCGGAATCAGCACAAAGCTGCTGGTGCAGGGCAGGTGTCACAAACAGTGCATTTGTAAGGGGTTTTCCAACCAGTGCATGCCAAACACACTCCAATCCTTAAACATGCATGGAACAACCAGATATCATATGCTACCATCAACTCGTCTCTTCTTGAATGGAGAAACATTACAGTTTTACTTATAGGCGTTTGTAGTTGCACTTCAGAAGCCCTCCAGAGGGAAGAGCTTTAGTGCAAGACAATCGCTAGTCATCAATGGGATGGAATAGCTTCTCCAAGGGGAACAGGACATCaccaaaacatccctgtgcttGTTTGTCATAAGCAAGGAAATTCCATCAGGCTACATGAAAGTCAAGATAGCTGGGTatgctattaaaaacaaagcagaaattgtTTAGTCTGGCACGCCAATGAGTGTATTTAGCACCTAAAACCAAAGGCTTTAATCTCAGACACTTGGCTACTTCTGCAAGTAACAAGAACTTGTTATTGGAACATGAGCTGTAAACTTCACAGTGCAAGTAATTAATGTTTAAATACCAGCTTTACTCAAAATatctgggaaagaaatggaCGATTCCTTGCTTTTGACCACATTTACAGCTGTCCAAGAGTTCCCAACTTCTGCAACCACATGAGGaaattcaaaatacaaaaacatttcatttgccCCAGCTACTttaaatgctgcctttgctgtcTCTCCCATCCCACTATTTGTGTTCCTCCTGTCACTGGGATCTTGCCCAGCCAGAGGTGCCACAGCTGCAATCAGGTAACGAAACACTGTTCCCTCCTATGCCTAAAAACCAGCATTTAGAATTTACATGTCTAACCCCAGCAAAAATCATCACTGCTTAGCTTTAGAACATGAAGATGCTTCAGCAACAGAAAACCTATGTAAAAATTCAACTTACGAACTACAGTACCTGCAGCCTGAGGGATtgcaaaggcaggaggaaagccagcTCCCGCATATGGAGCAGAGATTATTCCTGGGGCACCTGGGAAAGATATACACATTATACAAAGACATCCAACAGCAAGAAAACTCCAGACTTAGCTGGAATGCCTTGATCTGTCCTTCAACATAAGCACTTGGTTAAAAGTTAAACCCTAAAACATAAACAGTCATTCAAAAATGCCTCTAATGTAACACTGAACTTCAAGGAATTACAAAAGCCATTCCTCCCCTAACTGCTGCTGTTCGGGTGGTGCTGGGACCACAACACAGCCCAGAGGCTCCTGGAACTGCTTCACCACAGCAGAGTTCTCCAACTCCAGGTTACAACACCCCGAATTATCGCTGAGTCCGCACTGTGGGCACAACAGCAGAtggcaccagcagcacaggcagcggGAGAACCCGGAGCCGGAGGAGTTTTCAGAGCAGGATGTGCACCCACATGTTCCACAAGTCTGATTTGGTGGTTCCCAAATTTTCCTCGTTAGCCCCACTGCTTTCCAAATTTGGGATGACCAATACACTAGGATTACGTGCCCACCCCCCCGCAGCTGACACATGTATCGGTTACATTTGTCCTGCTCCCACACCAGGAATTCTCACCAAAAGCAGCTGCCATGGCTGGATCGAGAGCGGGCTGGTTATCCCCAGAAGGCAGGTCTGGCCGTGTATAATCTCTGCTCTTATCATTATTGTATTTTACATTGAGACTTGTGAGCTTTGAGAATTCTATGCGCAGCGTACAACAGGCGTTGTAGATATTCTGTCCATCTAAAGACTGCAAGGAAACAAACCATTCTTCATCCAAGGTGCATTCATACTAAAATCACAACAAATCTGAGGAGGTGGTGTTGCATTCCTGCCGGGTATCTTGCTGTGCAGAGGAAGCACCGCTTCATGTCGCCCCCTTTAGTACCCACCCAAATCGGCCATACTGAAGACTGACACGCGTGAGCTGCCAGCGGGGCACTGCTCACAAAAACTTGCAACCAAAGACTCCAAAATGCACCTTTCTAACATCAACCCCAGCCCAAGAGTTAATGTAACTCAGGTGTTGAGCCCTGCAATCACACTACTCACCAGTTTGGCATGCTGAGCACTCACTGGGTCAGCATATTGTAACAGGGCCTGAAATTGGTTGTTCTTCGTGAATGTAATGATTTTCAAGACTGTACcaaatttggaaaaaatctgCAAGACAAGATTTGCGAATCTTGTTACGTCATTTCCAGTAAGTTCATTTCATACTGATCTCGGAAACAACAGAAGCTACCCTTTCACCTTGTTGCCTCTCCAACTTATACATCCAAGGTTTTGAAGTGTGTTGTGGGCATTGTTTAACCTGCATCACACTAGAAAAACATCCGGGCGACTGAACTGCCCCCCTTAATAATTAAAGCCTCTGTTTGTTATGCGTTCTTAGACAGGAAGATTCACATAAACCTTCAGCAACTGGAACTCTTCCAAGAATTTCAGGGATTCTTAACTGCAGTCAAGCTCACATTTTAAACACGAAGATGAGATTAAGTGAGCGCAGCAGACAGCAGCAACTTTCCAAACAGGCTGCTGCCTAAATGACTCCTGGACTCCAGATTTGTTTCCCCTTACCCTCAGACAAGGACATAGAACAGCTACTGCTGCTAAACCCTAAACAGAACCTGAAGAGCTGTCTTGAAAACTTAAACATTTGTCCCTTGCACTGTACCAGACCATAATCCAATTAAAATGGACCAGCAATCAAACCTCTGGAAACTAAAGTCTGGCCAGACTGGGACCAAAAAT
This genomic window contains:
- the PTBP1 gene encoding polypyrimidine tract-binding protein 1 isoform X6, yielding MSSNSSSAANGNESKKFKGDSRSAGVPSRVIHIRKLPSDVTEAEVISLGLPFGKVTNLLMLKGKNQAFIEMNTEEASNTMVNYYTTVTPVLRSQPIYIQFSNHKELKTDSSANQARAQAALQAVNSVQSGNLALLASPAAVDAGMAMAGQSPVLRIIVENLFYPVTLDVLHQIFSKFGTVLKIITFTKNNQFQALLQYADPVSAQHAKLSLDGQNIYNACCTLRIEFSKLTSLNVKYNNDKSRDYTRPDLPSGDNQPALDPAMAAAFGAPGIISAPYAGAGFPPAFAIPQAAGLTVPNVHGALAPLAIPTAAAAAAAAGRIAIPGLAGAGNSVLLVSNLIPERVTPQCLFILFGVYGDVQRVKILFKKKENALVQMADGNQAQLAMSHLNGQKLHGKPIRITLSKHQTVQLPRDGQEDHGLTKDYGNSPLHRFKKPGSKNFQNIFPPSATLHLSNIPPSITEEDLKMLFSSNGGMVKGFKFFQKDRKMALIQMGSLEEAIQSLIDLHNHDLGENHHLRVSFSKSTI
- the PTBP1 gene encoding polypyrimidine tract-binding protein 1 isoform X3; the protein is MDGIVQDITVGTKRGPDELFSACVTNGPFIMSSNSSSAANGNESKKFKGDSRSAGVPSRVIHIRKLPSDVTEAEVISLGLPFGKVTNLLMLKGKNQAFIEMNTEEASNTMVNYYTTVTPVLRSQPIYIQFSNHKELKTDSSANQARAQAALQAVNSVQSGNLALLASPAAVDAGMAMAGQSPVLRIIVENLFYPVTLDVLHQIFSKFGTVLKIITFTKNNQFQALLQYADPVSAQHAKLSLDGQNIYNACCTLRIEFSKLTSLNVKYNNDKSRDYTRPDLPSGDNQPALDPAMAAAFGAPGIISAPYAGAGFPPAFAIPQAAGTVVRLTVPNVHGALAPLAIPTAAAAAAAAGRIAIPGLAGAGNSVLLVSNLIPERVTPQCLFILFGVYGDVQRVKILFKKKENALVQMADGNQAQLAMSHLNGQKLHGKPIRITLSKHQTVQLPRDGQEDHGLTKDYGNSPLHRFKKPGSKNFQNIFPPSATLHLSNIPPSITEEDLKMLFSSNGGMVKGFKFFQKDRKMALIQMGSLEEAIQSLIDLHNHDLGENHHLRVSFSKSTI
- the PTBP1 gene encoding polypyrimidine tract-binding protein 1 isoform X4; this encodes MDGIVQDITVGTKRGPDELFSACVTNGPFIMSSNSSSAANGNESKKFKGDSRSAGVPSRVIHIRKLPSDVTEAEVISLGLPFGKVTNLLMLKGKNQAFIEMNTEEASNTMVNYYTTVTPVLRSQPIYIQFSNHKELKTDSSANQARAQAALQAVNSVQSGNLALLASPAAVDAGMAMAGQSPVLRIIVENLFYPVTLDVLHQIFSKFGTVLKIITFTKNNQFQALLQYADPVSAQHAKLSLDGQNIYNACCTLRIEFSKLTSLNVKYNNDKSRDYTRPDLPSGDNQPALDPAMAAAFGAPGIISAPYAGAGFPPAFAIPQAAGLTVPNVHGALAPLAIPTAAAAAAAAGRIAIPGLAGAGNSVLLVSNLIPERVTPQCLFILFGVYGDVQRVKILFKKKENALVQMADGNQAQLAMSHLNGQKLHGKPIRITLSKHQTVQLPRDGQEDHGLTKDYGNSPLHRFKKPGSKNFQNIFPPSATLHLSNIPPSITEEDLKMLFSSNGGMVKGFKFFQKDRKMALIQMGSLEEAIQSLIDLHNHDLGENHHLRVSFSKSTI
- the PTBP1 gene encoding polypyrimidine tract-binding protein 1 isoform X2; translated protein: MRRRGRKRPSIVQDITVGTKRGPDELFSACVTNGPFIMSSNSSSAANGNESKKFKGDSRSAGVPSRVIHIRKLPSDVTEAEVISLGLPFGKVTNLLMLKGKNQAFIEMNTEEASNTMVNYYTTVTPVLRSQPIYIQFSNHKELKTDSSANQARAQAALQAVNSVQSGNLALLASPAAVDAGMAMAGQSPVLRIIVENLFYPVTLDVLHQIFSKFGTVLKIITFTKNNQFQALLQYADPVSAQHAKLSLDGQNIYNACCTLRIEFSKLTSLNVKYNNDKSRDYTRPDLPSGDNQPALDPAMAAAFGAPGIISAPYAGAGFPPAFAIPQAAGLTVPNVHGALAPLAIPTAAAAAAAAGRIAIPGLAGAGNSVLLVSNLIPERVTPQCLFILFGVYGDVQRVKILFKKKENALVQMADGNQAQLAMSHLNGQKLHGKPIRITLSKHQTVQLPRDGQEDHGLTKDYGNSPLHRFKKPGSKNFQNIFPPSATLHLSNIPPSITEEDLKMLFSSNGGMVKGFKFFQKDRKMALIQMGSLEEAIQSLIDLHNHDLGENHHLRVSFSKSTI
- the PTBP1 gene encoding polypyrimidine tract-binding protein 1 isoform X1, with amino-acid sequence MRRRGRKRPSIVQDITVGTKRGPDELFSACVTNGPFIMSSNSSSAANGNESKKFKGDSRSAGVPSRVIHIRKLPSDVTEAEVISLGLPFGKVTNLLMLKGKNQAFIEMNTEEASNTMVNYYTTVTPVLRSQPIYIQFSNHKELKTDSSANQARAQAALQAVNSVQSGNLALLASPAAVDAGMAMAGQSPVLRIIVENLFYPVTLDVLHQIFSKFGTVLKIITFTKNNQFQALLQYADPVSAQHAKLSLDGQNIYNACCTLRIEFSKLTSLNVKYNNDKSRDYTRPDLPSGDNQPALDPAMAAAFGAPGIISAPYAGAGFPPAFAIPQAAGTVVRLTVPNVHGALAPLAIPTAAAAAAAAGRIAIPGLAGAGNSVLLVSNLIPERVTPQCLFILFGVYGDVQRVKILFKKKENALVQMADGNQAQLAMSHLNGQKLHGKPIRITLSKHQTVQLPRDGQEDHGLTKDYGNSPLHRFKKPGSKNFQNIFPPSATLHLSNIPPSITEEDLKMLFSSNGGMVKGFKFFQKDRKMALIQMGSLEEAIQSLIDLHNHDLGENHHLRVSFSKSTI